In Acanthochromis polyacanthus isolate Apoly-LR-REF ecotype Palm Island chromosome 15, KAUST_Apoly_ChrSc, whole genome shotgun sequence, a single genomic region encodes these proteins:
- the tspan14 gene encoding tetraspanin-14 isoform X1: MYYYRYENAEVSCFYKYLMFSYNIIFWLAGVAFIAIGFWAWSEKGVLLDLTQVTRLHGFDPVWLVLVVGGVTFILGFAGCVGALRENICLLKFFSGVIGLIFFLELTAAVLAVVFQGPVREWINEFFLANIKAYRDDIDLQNLIDSLQRVNQCCGAQDPADWDLNMYFSCNGTHRSREKCGVPFSCCIMDPADSVVNTQCGYDVRSRLKKEWSNHIYTKGCITALEDWLPGNLYTVAIVFIVISLLQMVGIYLARTLISDIEKVRFSY; this comes from the exons ATGTACTACTATCGCTATGAGAacgcagaggtcagctgcttcTACAAATACTTGATGTTCAGCTACAACATCATCTTCTGG tTGGCTGGAGTTGCCTTTATTGCTATTGGTTTCTGGGCCTGGAGTGAAAAG GGAGTCCTGCTGGACCTGACCCAGGTGACCCGGCTACATGGTTTCGACCCGGTCTGGTTGGTCCTGGTGGTCGGTGGAGTCACCTTCATCCTGGGCTTCGCCGGCTGCGTGGGAGCTCTGAGAGAAAACATCTGTCTGCTCAAATTT TTCTCAGGCGTGATTGGTCTGATCTTCTTCCTGGAGCTGACGGCAGCCGTTCTGGCTGTGGTGTTTCAGGGTCCAGTCAGAGAATGGATCAACGAGTTCTTCCTGGCAAACATCAAAGCGTACCGAGACGACATCGACCTGCAGAACCTCATCGACTCCCTGCAGCGCGTG AACCAGTGCTGCGGTGCTCAGGATCCGGCAGACTGGGATCTCAACATGTACTTCAGCTGTAACGGAACCCATCGCAGCAGAGAGAAGTGTGGAGTACCGTTCTCCTGCTGCATTATGGATCCTGCT GACTCGGTGGTGAACACTCAGTGTGGATACGACGTGAGGAGCAGACTGAAG AAGGAGTGGAGCAACCACATCTACACTAAAGGCTGCATCACAGCGCTGGAGGACTGGTTACCTGGAAACCTGTACACCGTAGCCATCGTGTTCATCGTCATCTCTCTGCTGCAG ATGGTGGGGATCTACCTGGCCAGGACTCTGATCTCTGACATCGAGAAGGTCAGATTCAGCTACTGA
- the tspan14 gene encoding tetraspanin-14 isoform X2: MYYYRYENAEVSCFYKYLMFSYNIIFWLAGVAFIAIGFWAWSEKGVLLDLTQVTRLHGFDPVWLVLVVGGVTFILGFAGCVGALRENICLLKFFSGVIGLIFFLELTAAVLAVVFQGPVREWINEFFLANIKAYRDDIDLQNLIDSLQRVNQCCGAQDPADWDLNMYFSCNGTHRSREKCGVPFSCCIMDPADSVVNTQCGYDVRSRLKEWSNHIYTKGCITALEDWLPGNLYTVAIVFIVISLLQMVGIYLARTLISDIEKVRFSY, from the exons ATGTACTACTATCGCTATGAGAacgcagaggtcagctgcttcTACAAATACTTGATGTTCAGCTACAACATCATCTTCTGG tTGGCTGGAGTTGCCTTTATTGCTATTGGTTTCTGGGCCTGGAGTGAAAAG GGAGTCCTGCTGGACCTGACCCAGGTGACCCGGCTACATGGTTTCGACCCGGTCTGGTTGGTCCTGGTGGTCGGTGGAGTCACCTTCATCCTGGGCTTCGCCGGCTGCGTGGGAGCTCTGAGAGAAAACATCTGTCTGCTCAAATTT TTCTCAGGCGTGATTGGTCTGATCTTCTTCCTGGAGCTGACGGCAGCCGTTCTGGCTGTGGTGTTTCAGGGTCCAGTCAGAGAATGGATCAACGAGTTCTTCCTGGCAAACATCAAAGCGTACCGAGACGACATCGACCTGCAGAACCTCATCGACTCCCTGCAGCGCGTG AACCAGTGCTGCGGTGCTCAGGATCCGGCAGACTGGGATCTCAACATGTACTTCAGCTGTAACGGAACCCATCGCAGCAGAGAGAAGTGTGGAGTACCGTTCTCCTGCTGCATTATGGATCCTGCT GACTCGGTGGTGAACACTCAGTGTGGATACGACGTGAGGAGCAGACTGAAG GAGTGGAGCAACCACATCTACACTAAAGGCTGCATCACAGCGCTGGAGGACTGGTTACCTGGAAACCTGTACACCGTAGCCATCGTGTTCATCGTCATCTCTCTGCTGCAG ATGGTGGGGATCTACCTGGCCAGGACTCTGATCTCTGACATCGAGAAGGTCAGATTCAGCTACTGA